The window TGGCCCCAATGGCCGCATCGTGAAAGCCGACGTTGAAGATGCGAAACCGGGTGCAGCTGCTCCGGCTCCTGCCCCAAGCGCTCCAGTCCCTTCACCGACGCCTGCACCAGCTCCGACGGAAGCACAGGATTTCGGCATTCCGCACGAGGTCGAGAAGCTGTCCGGCATGCGCAAGACCATCGCGCGCCGCCTGACCGAATCCAAACAGCAGGTTCCGCATATCTACCTGACGGTCGATATCCGCCTCGACGCGCTGCTCAAGCTGCGCAGCGAGCTTAATGCCGCGCTCCAACCGCAGGGCGTGAAGCTCTCGGTCAACGATCTCATGATCAAGGCGCTGGGCAAATCGCTCGAAGCCGTGCCCGCCTGCAACGTGCAGTTTGCTGGCGACACCATGCTCAAGTTCAAGCGCGCCGACGTGTCGGTGGCCGTCAGCATCCCCAATGGCCTGATCACTCCCATCGTTACCGATGCGGGCAGCAAGGCGGTGAGCAAGATCAGCACCGAGATGAAGGACCTCGCCACCCGCGCGAAGGACGGGAAGCTGGCCCCCGAGGAATACCAGGGCGGCACCGCGAGTCTTTCCAACATGGGTATGTTCGGCATCAAGCAGTTCGAAGCCGTCATCAACCCGCCGCAGGGCATGATCATGGCGATCGGTGCAGGCGACAAGCGTCCCTATGTCGTCGATGACAGCCTGCAGATTGCCAGCGTAATGTCTGCCACCGGCAGCTTCGACCACCGCGCCATCGACGGCGCAGACGGCGCGCAGTTGATGAAAGCCTTCAAGGAAATGATCGAGGCACCGCTGGGGCTGGTGGCGTAAAGCAAGGATGACGAGCTCGAATGGACATCCTGCTGCTCATAGTAGGTATCCTCTGCATCATAGTGGCGGGTGCCCTAATACCTATTCTCGTTGTGGGCTCCCTCTTCAAGAAGATGGAGCATGGTTCGAAGCGCGGCGGAATTATCGGCAACTTCTTATTCGTCGGTTTGCTAATGGGCTTTGGTATCTTTCTCGTATCGAGCCACTGAAATGCTCATGAAGGGGCTGATTGGATGCGCGTCACACGTGTGTTGCGAACTGTCGTCATCTGGCTCGGCTTGCTTGCTTTGGCATTCGTCGGAGTGCTTTTCATCGGTTTTGGCTACCTCTTCGGTCTGTGATGACTAATCGTAACCCCGCCATGCGCGTCACCGCGATGCCTGCCGACGCCAATGCCTATGGCGACATCTTCGGCGGCTGGCTGATGAGCCTGATGGACTCGGGCGCGGGGCTTGTCGCTGCTCGCCGGGCGAAGGGCAGGGCGGTCACCATCGCGATGGATGGCGTCACGTTCCACAAGCCGGTGAAAGTGGGCGACGAAGTCTCGGTCTACGCCGAAATCACCAAGGTCGGCACCAGCAGCATAGTGATCGCCACCGACGCCTACCGCCGCGAGCGCCATTCGGAAGAGGAAGAGCTGGTGACCTCTGCCAAATTCACCTTTGTTGCGATAGACGATGGGGGCAAGCCCCGCCCGGTGGCTGCGGCATGACTTCAGCGCTCTTTCCTACACCCATCTTGGCAGGCCATGTCGATCGCATGACCGCTCTCGCTGGCACCCCTAAGAAACCAATTTCAGGCGTGAAATCCGCTCCGGAGAAATTCCTCCCCTGGACACTGTCACACCTGTCACACCCTTTGAACGAAACCACTGAAAGCAGGACAGCAAATGGCTGACAACTCATACGACGTCGTCGTTCTCGGATCGGGCCCTGGTGGCTATGTCGCGGCAATCCGCTGCGCGCAGCTGGGGCTCAAGACCGCCATCGTGGAGCGCGAGAACCTGGGCGGAATCTGCCTCAACTGGGGCTGTATCCCGACAAAGGCGCTGCTTCGCTCGGCAGAGATCCTGCATTATGCCCAGCACGCCAAGGACTATGGCCTGAAGATCGCGGGCGAGATTGAGGCCGACCTCGAAGCCGTGGTGAAGCGCAGCCGCGGCGTCGCCAAGCAGCTCTCCAGCGGCATCGCGCACCTGATGAAGAAGAACAAGATCACCGTCCACATGGGCGAGGGCACGCTGACCGGCGCGACCAGCCTGACGGTGAAGGGCGACAAGGGCGAGGAGAAGCTGACCGCCAAGCATGTGATCGTCGCCACCGGCGCGCGGGCCCGTGACCTCCCGTTCGCTCCGGCAGACGGCAAGAAGGTGTGGACCTACCGCACCGCCATGACGCCGCCCGAAATGCCGAAGAAGCTGCTGGTCATCGGATCGGGCGCCATCGGGATCGAGTTCGCCAGCTTCTACAACGACATGGGCGCGGATGTGACCGTGGTCGAGATGCTCGACCGCATCGTGCCGGTGGAAGACCACGAGGTCTCCGCCTTCCTCAACAAGAGCCTCACCAAGCAGGGCATGACGATCATGACCGGTGCGGGGGTCGAGGACCTGAAAGTGACCGGCAAAGGCGTGACGGCCAAGATCAAGGACAAGGACGGCAAGGTCCATACGGGCGAATACACGCACTGCATCACCGCCATCGGCATCCAGCCCAATACCGAGAACATCGGAATCGACAAGCTCGCAGAGATGGATCGCGGCTTCATCCAGATCGATCCCTATGGTCGCACCAAATCCAAGGGCCTCTGGGCTATCGGCGACTGCACACCCGGCCCGTGGCTGGCGCACAAGGCTTCGCATGAGGGCGTGACCACCGCTGAAGCCATCGCGCAGGAACTGGGCAACAAGGACGTGCATCCGCACCCGCTCAACCGCTCTGCTATCCCGGGCTGTACCTATTGCCACCCGCAGATCGCCAGCGTCGGCATGACCGAGGCGAAGGCCAAGGAAGCCGGTCACGAGGTGAAGGTCGGCGTGTTCCCCTTCATCGGCAACGGCAAGGCCATTGCTCTGGGAGAAGCGGAGGGCTTCACCAAGACCGTGTTCGACGCGAAGACCGGCGAGCTGCTGGGCGCGCACATGGTCGGCGCGGAAGTGACCGAGATGATCCAGGGCTACACCATCGGCATGACGCTGGAGACGACCGAAGCGGAGCTGATGAACACCGTCTTCCCTCATCCGACGATCTCTGAGTCGATGCATGAAGCGGTTCTGGGCGCATACGGCAGGGCGCTGCATATCTGATGGTCGAGGGGAAGGGCACTCACAGCTACCTCCCCGATCCGCGCAATGCGGACATCCTGATTTGCGTCAATGGCGAGCACTTCGCGCGCGACGCAGCAAAGGTCAGCGTCTTCGACAGCGGCTTCATGCTGGGCGATGGCGTGTGGGAAGGGTTGCGGCTGCATGGCGGCAGGCTCGCCTTCCTCGACCAGCATTTCGAGCGGCTGTGGCGCGGGGCGAAGGCCATTCATATGGACCTTGGCGTCACGCAGGATGAACTGGAGCGGCGGCTCTATGCTGTGCTGGATGCGAACGGGATGGATGGCGAGGGAGTGCATGTCAGGCTGATGTGCACGCGCGGTATCCGCTCGACGCCCTATCAGGACCCGCGCGTCGTCATCAGCCCTGCGACCATCGTGACCATCCCCGAATGGAAGGAACCCGCGCCCGAAACAGCGACGCGGATGCTCGATCTGTTCACCGTCCACGTGCGCCGTGGCTATCCCGACGTGCAGGACCCGATGCTGAACTCGCACAGCAAACTCAACTGCATCACCGCCTGCATCCAGGCGGCGCAGGCGGGGGCGGACGAGGCGCTGATGCTTGACCCGCACGGCTTCGTGGCGACGTGCAATTCGACCCACTTCTTCATCGCCAAGGACGGTGAGATCTGGACAAGCAGCGGTGATTACTGCCTCGACGGCATCACCCGCGGAACGGTGATCAGCGTGGCGCGCGAAGCGGGCATCACCGTGCGCGAACGCAACTTCTCCCTCACCCATGTCTATGGCGCGGACGAAGCCTTCACCACCGGCACATTCGCCGGGGTCGCTCCGGTCGGTACGGTGGACGGGCGCGTGCTCGGCACCGAACGTGGTCCGATGGTCGAGCGCCTCCAGCAGATCTATCTCAAGCGGCTCGCAGAGGATGTCGCAGGGCGAGACAGGCCCTGATGACAATCCGCATCGCCATGTGGTCCGGCCCGCGCAACATATCGACCGCGATGATGCGCAGCTTCGGAGCTAGGCCCGACTGCGCGGTTTCCGACGAACCGTTCTACGGCGCGTTCCTCAGGGACAGCGGTGAGGATCATCCGCTCGGCGCGGAGACCATCGCGGACATGGATTGCGACTGGCATTCGGTGCTGGCTACCCAATCGGGCGAAGGGCACGGAGGCAAGCCGATCTGGTATCAGAAGCATATGCCGCACCACATGGTCGGGCCCATCTCGATCGCCGATATGCCAGAACACCGCCATGCCTTTCTGATCCGCGCCCCCGAACGGGTCGTTGCCAGCTATCGCAAGAAGAACGAGCTTCGCCGGGCCGAGATGCTCGGCTTTGCGCAGATGCGCCGCTACTTCGAGCTGGAACGGGAGCGCAGCGGTGCGATACCTCCGGTGGTCGATAGCGATGCGATCCTGCGTGACCCGACCGGCGTGTTGTCAAAGCTCTGCGAAGCGCTCGGCATCGCGTGGACGCCCGCCATGCTATCTTGGGAGAAAGGCCCGCATCCCGAAGATGGCGTATGGGGCGTGCATTGGTATGATGTGGTCAACGCTTCCACGGGGTTTGGTCCGCCGCCCGCCTCCGAACCGCAACTTGAAGGCGAATACCTCGCCGTAGCGGAGCAATGCCGGGCGGATTACGAGGCGTTGGCTCAGCTCGCTATCTGTGCGGAAAAGTGAGCTTTCCTACGCTACCGATAATGGTTCACACGACTGCTATTAAGGCTTGCGGTGGTGTTTTCCCGGCCGCAGATGCCAAAAACGCTCCATGTAAAGATAGGTGATCGAGGCCGTCCAACCGATCATGACCAGTCCGACAAGCGCTTCGATCCCGCTTAGCAAACGGACGGCTCCTGTCGGATACAAATCGCCGATACCCAGCGTCGTGTAGCTGGTGATCGAAAAATAGAAGGCATCGCCGAAATCATGGCCCGAAGGTCCGTCGATTGAACCAAGTTCGCTCCATTTCTCAATCACGTAGAAGGCAGTCGCGAATAGCAGGATATGGATCATGTGCGATGCGATCGCCGCGACCAGCATGGCCACAATCCTGGCTCGCGGCGGCAATTTGAGGTGTGGAAGTCGCGTCGAGGTCTGCCGCAACACCTCATAATGCACCGCGATGGATGCTCCAACAAGTAGCAGGGCGAGCAGCAGCGTCACCGGATTCGCATCTCCTCTCGCATTTGCAGAGACTGGCGCATGGGCTGCTATAGTCCGCACCGCGACCCGCCATCGCCAAACGTCTGTGGCGTCTGTCGCTGGCGGATGGGGTGGGATTCGAACCCACGAAGGGCTTGCACCCTTGCCGGTTTTCAAGACCGGTGCATTCAACCGCTCTGCCACCCATCCGACCGAGCGGAAGGCGAGCTAGCGCGTTTGTGCGCGCTTGTCACCACACCATTCTGTCGCAAATGCGAGTCTGTTGGGCGCAGAGACCAAAAGAGGGCATTCCCAAGTCACTGAAAGCTGGCATAGAGTAACCACATGATCACAAAGCACCTCCGCCACATCGGTATCGCCCTTTCCACCAGCCTGCTGCTCGCCGCTCCGCTGCATGCGCAGGATCAATCATTCAACAGCTATCTCGATGAAGTGGGTGAGCGAGCGCGGGCAGAGGGGGTGAGCCAGGCGACGATTGATCGCGTATTCGCCGGCCTGACGCCGCACGCACGTGTGCTTGAGCTTGACCGCGAGCAGGCTTCCTCTGGCAGCAATGTCAATCCGGCAACCGGCTTTGCGTGGATGAGCAGCTATCTCCGCCGCCACAACACCGCATCGCGCATCAATGGCGGACATCGCACGCTGGCTCGCATCGGGCCTTTGGCTGCCGAAATCGAGCGCGAATATGGCGTGCCTGCGGAAATCGTCGTTGCCATCTGGGGTCATGAGACCGCCTATGGCCAAGTCATGGGCGGCTTCGACTTGCCACGCTCACTCGCCACACTCGCATGGGACGGGCGCCGCCGTACGCTGTTTGAGCGTGAGCTGATCGACGTGCTTAAGATGGTCGATATGGGCGTTCCGCGCTCGCAATTGGAAGGCAGCTGGGCTGGTGCATTCGGTAATGGCCAATTCCTCCCCAGCGTCTACCTGCGTCTCGCTGTCGATGGTGATGGTGACGGGGACCGGGATGTCTGGACATCGGATGCCGATTCCGTGCATTCGATAGCCAACTACTTCCGCGATGCAGGCTGGCGCA is drawn from Aurantiacibacter sp. MUD61 and contains these coding sequences:
- a CDS encoding pyruvate dehydrogenase complex dihydrolipoamide acetyltransferase, with translation MPIAIKMPALSPTMEEGTLAKWLVKVGDSVSSGDIMAEIETDKATMEFEAVDEGVIAHIQVEEGTEGVKVGTIIATLAEDGEEVSDVEPAGDGASAPAPAPAEKDEAPAEPAKAEPRESAEPARTPAPAASSGDRVIASPLAKRIAEQKGLDLSAIKGSGPNGRIVKADVEDAKPGAAAPAPAPSAPVPSPTPAPAPTEAQDFGIPHEVEKLSGMRKTIARRLTESKQQVPHIYLTVDIRLDALLKLRSELNAALQPQGVKLSVNDLMIKALGKSLEAVPACNVQFAGDTMLKFKRADVSVAVSIPNGLITPIVTDAGSKAVSKISTEMKDLATRAKDGKLAPEEYQGGTASLSNMGMFGIKQFEAVINPPQGMIMAIGAGDKRPYVVDDSLQIASVMSATGSFDHRAIDGADGAQLMKAFKEMIEAPLGLVA
- a CDS encoding acyl-CoA thioesterase, producing the protein MTNRNPAMRVTAMPADANAYGDIFGGWLMSLMDSGAGLVAARRAKGRAVTIAMDGVTFHKPVKVGDEVSVYAEITKVGTSSIVIATDAYRRERHSEEEELVTSAKFTFVAIDDGGKPRPVAAA
- the lpdA gene encoding dihydrolipoyl dehydrogenase, translating into MADNSYDVVVLGSGPGGYVAAIRCAQLGLKTAIVERENLGGICLNWGCIPTKALLRSAEILHYAQHAKDYGLKIAGEIEADLEAVVKRSRGVAKQLSSGIAHLMKKNKITVHMGEGTLTGATSLTVKGDKGEEKLTAKHVIVATGARARDLPFAPADGKKVWTYRTAMTPPEMPKKLLVIGSGAIGIEFASFYNDMGADVTVVEMLDRIVPVEDHEVSAFLNKSLTKQGMTIMTGAGVEDLKVTGKGVTAKIKDKDGKVHTGEYTHCITAIGIQPNTENIGIDKLAEMDRGFIQIDPYGRTKSKGLWAIGDCTPGPWLAHKASHEGVTTAEAIAQELGNKDVHPHPLNRSAIPGCTYCHPQIASVGMTEAKAKEAGHEVKVGVFPFIGNGKAIALGEAEGFTKTVFDAKTGELLGAHMVGAEVTEMIQGYTIGMTLETTEAELMNTVFPHPTISESMHEAVLGAYGRALHI
- a CDS encoding aminotransferase class IV → MVEGKGTHSYLPDPRNADILICVNGEHFARDAAKVSVFDSGFMLGDGVWEGLRLHGGRLAFLDQHFERLWRGAKAIHMDLGVTQDELERRLYAVLDANGMDGEGVHVRLMCTRGIRSTPYQDPRVVISPATIVTIPEWKEPAPETATRMLDLFTVHVRRGYPDVQDPMLNSHSKLNCITACIQAAQAGADEALMLDPHGFVATCNSTHFFIAKDGEIWTSSGDYCLDGITRGTVISVAREAGITVRERNFSLTHVYGADEAFTTGTFAGVAPVGTVDGRVLGTERGPMVERLQQIYLKRLAEDVAGRDRP
- a CDS encoding HAD family hydrolase, encoding MTIRIAMWSGPRNISTAMMRSFGARPDCAVSDEPFYGAFLRDSGEDHPLGAETIADMDCDWHSVLATQSGEGHGGKPIWYQKHMPHHMVGPISIADMPEHRHAFLIRAPERVVASYRKKNELRRAEMLGFAQMRRYFELERERSGAIPPVVDSDAILRDPTGVLSKLCEALGIAWTPAMLSWEKGPHPEDGVWGVHWYDVVNASTGFGPPPASEPQLEGEYLAVAEQCRADYEALAQLAICAEK
- a CDS encoding potassium channel family protein → MTLLLALLLVGASIAVHYEVLRQTSTRLPHLKLPPRARIVAMLVAAIASHMIHILLFATAFYVIEKWSELGSIDGPSGHDFGDAFYFSITSYTTLGIGDLYPTGAVRLLSGIEALVGLVMIGWTASITYLYMERFWHLRPGKHHRKP
- a CDS encoding lytic murein transglycosylase, whose protein sequence is MITKHLRHIGIALSTSLLLAAPLHAQDQSFNSYLDEVGERARAEGVSQATIDRVFAGLTPHARVLELDREQASSGSNVNPATGFAWMSSYLRRHNTASRINGGHRTLARIGPLAAEIEREYGVPAEIVVAIWGHETAYGQVMGGFDLPRSLATLAWDGRRRTLFERELIDVLKMVDMGVPRSQLEGSWAGAFGNGQFLPSVYLRLAVDGDGDGDRDVWTSDADSVHSIANYFRDAGWRTGQPWAVRAFVPNSLDRAAIENNTAAPVCPRVHARHSRWMTVREWREMGVQPRAPIDDDVMASLFEPDGPAEPGYLLTQNYRVILEYNCSNYYAMSVGLLADEISR